The Brachyspira hyodysenteriae ATCC 27164 sequence TTCTTTAGCAAATAATTTGTAATTTTTAGGAAATATAATTTTTTCGTCAGTGCCTCCAAGACCTTTAGGATACTGTTCTGTAACCAAAACAGGTATATTATGCATATCAGCAGTTCTAAAGAGCATATTAGTATTTTTGATAACAGTATCTACATCATAAACAGCATTTATTAATTTAGCCTGCTCATCTATACATATATATAAAGTATCATCTTTATTGATCAAAGGTTGTTTCATTAATCTCATAAATAACTCCTTAAATATAATTTTTAATATAAACAAATTATATTGTAAAATAAAAAAAATACAATAAAAAAAGGGGAAACTATTAAAGTTTCCCCTTAATCTATTAATTAGCCTTTTATTTCCAAACTAATTTAATTATTGAGCTTGTTCTTGAGCAGCGCCTGTGTCAGCAGCACCTGTATTAGCAGCAGCACCTTGATCAGCAGCAGTACCGTCGCCTATACGTCTTTGTTCAAGATCTCTTAACTCAGCTTGTTCACGTATTCTAGCAGATTCGATAGCTTGTTTTCTATCGTTTTCTGTTTTTAATAACTGCCAAGTAGCTTCATCGTCGATATCTTCTTCAAAATCAACAACTACTACGTCATACTCAAGTGTTACATCTTTAACGTAAGTGATGAAATCTCCGCCTTTAGTATCTTTAGTTCTATAGAAACCTAAAGAATCTAATTTAACAGAAGGGATCATTCTAGGATAAAGAGGTTCTCTTACTAATACTCTGTCGCGAACATTAGGTAAGTATTCTCTGTTTTCCCATCTTACTTGTCTCCAACCGTTGAAGTAAACAGTACCCATTGGATAAGATTTTAATTCACCAAATTCATTTTGTAAGTTTACGAAATAACTAATTAAATAGTTACGTCCATAAACCCAAGAACTAATAGATTTGATTTCGCCAACGTTATGTATAACACCTTTACCTTCTGTATATTTAGTACCATCAGCACCGCCATACATTTCAAGTTCATATACTGGTTTTACTAAAGCATAACTGTTCCAAGCTGCTAATGGGAAATGTA is a genomic window containing:
- a CDS encoding flagellar filament outer layer protein FlaA, with the translated sequence MKKLFVVLTSIFIAASAYGLTNSTLIDFALTGNADNLQAGEGDTNEVVPVAENLYNDNWVVWLNESARLTENRRNSYVTNVDSKGNNGAWEAGKVLGVRVHFPLAAWNSYALVKPVYELEMYGGADGTKYTEGKGVIHNVGEIKSISSWVYGRNYLISYFVNLQNEFGELKSYPMGTVYFNGWRQVRWENREYLPNVRDRVLVREPLYPRMIPSVKLDSLGFYRTKDTKGGDFITYVKDVTLEYDVVVVDFEEDIDDEATWQLLKTENDRKQAIESARIREQAELRDLEQRRIGDGTAADQGAAANTGAADTGAAQEQAQ